TTTAGTTGCTTTCTCAAGGATGATGCTTTCATCCAAAAGACACAAGGTGCAAACCTTGGACAAATCCCTTGAACCACATTGTGTGCTATCGTacaggagaagaaaaaataacgCATGACGTGACACGACGAATGACAGCATGGGCATCTCGGATGACATGACTGGATAATCTGCATGGAGTCTCCTCTcccatctctttcttcttgacTTAGCCcccaaaagaaatttaaaatcacTCACCAAAACTGCTGCGGGGGCTGCTAATATTAATCACTCCAGTCTAGGTGAGCAGCCAACTTGTTTGTTATGAAGGTTTGAACATTGATAAGACCAAATTAGATGGCATGTCCTGCTCGTTCTCATGCTTATGGATCCATTTTGAgtcttttcaatctttttaataaatttacattatCATATTCCTATGACTTTGATGCAAGATATTATTTcgttataattttttattaattcttaCGGCGATCTGAATCTCCAAAAATATAAGTTTGTATGTACATTGAGGTAAATCTAGTGACTATATAACCTTTATGCACGCCCATCACTATAGTACCTTGTCACATACTATGTAACAATAGAAGTACATATAGATTTTGGTGCATGGTCAAAGGGATCTAATGTGATTAACACAATGAGAAAGCTTATCTTAGACAGATGAATTTTTGGGTCGATGCGCATGAATATAATTGAATAGGtttgggaggagagagaaggaaccgATGCACGAGTTCGGATCATACCAGATTTATGTTTGCACCGTGGAAAACCCTAGGCTTCCAGAGAGTTCTGAGTGTTTGTGGTGGACTGAGCAAGAAAAAAACTACATCACAATTTCAATTTAAGACGTACATCTATCCACACCACCAGCAGAGACAAATATATATACTGGTAATACAAGCTAGTGGTCGTGTGTTGTGCAGTACATGGTACATGTGAGTGTTTATATATATGACCTTTCATACCCAAACACACAGACATCCAGAGACATATGCAAACCTTCCCAGGgtttccatttccatttccTTCATAGAATGCTCCGTTCCTTTCTTATCCCTTTTTGGGTACTCTCTGTTCTCATGGTCCTTTCATAAAGTTTTCTCATCTCTTAACCAAGACtggtaagagagagagagatagagagttTATTAGTGGGTGAGGGTGTTAAAAAATGGGAAGAGGGAGGGTTCAGCTGAAGAGGATAGAGAACAAAATTAACAGGCAAGTGACCTTTTCCAAGAGAAGGAATGGGCTCCTCAAGAAGGCTTATGAGCTCTCGCTCCTCTGTGATGCTGAGGTCGCTCTCATCATCTTCTCCAGCCGGGGCAAGCTTTACGAGTACTGTAGCAGCTCTAGGTATTCTTTGTCTCCCTCCTCTAGCTCTGGATCTCTTTCTTGAACTCTTCAAATCTGATCATTGCTTTATTTTGGTTACTTTTGATGCTCTCTAACTCGAGCACCTCATAATCAAGAAACTATTGTTTCTCTAGATTTCTTCTTGTAAGGGTTTTCAGTTTTATCGAGGGTTTTGATCCCTTGGTGTTAGATCTTGTCTTTTAAAACTCTGAGCACCTCTCAAACTTTTGCTATGCTTTTTGGGTTTTCGGTGTATTTGATCttcttagaaaagaaatataaacaaCGGAAAGCTCGGTCCACTAAAGATCAGGTTCAGATCTCAtctcttcttgcttttctttttcttgctattttcttttcctataatttaatttatctcATTTGTGCTCAAGGAAAGGGTTTTCAGAATTAATGATGATCAGCCTCTCAAAGGGTTTATTTCAGTAAAGACGTGTATGATATTTTCTCCCTGTAAATTCCACTAACGATCGCCATCAAAGTTCATTTCAAGATGGATGCTTCTCCAGCAAATATATCCACAATACTTAATATACTTTTTCCTCTTAGTCTCACTAAAGAATTTCACATGTGCTGTTAAATTCAACACAATTGCAATGGCAGAGAAAAGGCTGCTCTTTCTTTGGTCTGATGCCCAATGAAAACCCTAGAAGCACGTATAGAGAAAACTTGGGGCTTCATTGCATATACAAAGCTAAAACAACCGGAAAAAGTCAACTCAATCTGTCTacaaattcatttcaaattgaTGTTTTCTTCGAGTAGTTACTACATatcaaatgagaaaatattgggtagtcTAGCCACTCCATGCCGGCGTTCCTGTCAGGAAGCGATACTTGGAACCCCGTCAATGAATATGGCCGGCTGCCCTTTTTACGCAAAATTACTTTTGTAATGTACTAAAACATTAAAGATGTGGAGTGGCCAGATTGCCCAATATTTTCTGTAGTAGTACATATGGTACCCTTGTTTTCTGGTTTACTCTGAAAATGTTAACGCCATTTGACCCTAATGAAACAGTGGTTACCAGAGTCCTGGATAACTCTTTGTTTCCCTATATTTTGTAATGTACTGAAACATCACAGCCGAATTAATGGAACATGTTCAGATTTTTACCCATGACCCATCCTGATTTAAGGCCTTTTTCTATAATATATTGTTTAGGATGCACCTATGCATGGGTTGCAATCACGATTTACACTCTTTTCTTGATATTTGATCAACCAtcttgaagtagaaattttccctttctttggttGTCACCGAATGTGACTCGAAACTTGGAATCACTAATGAGGTTGATAGGAGTAAGAGGACAATCGAATAACAAGATGGATTGGAGACATGTAATACGTGCTTCTTTATTCATAATCGACTTGCTTATCTATTATCTAAGAGTTGGAATTGAATGCGCAACCATCTATTCTAAAAACTAAAACTGTTAGAGAACTAATTTCATTCTATTTTGTTAATAATGTGAAGGCTGGTAGGATGAAGACTCTCTAATTAAGAATGCGAACTTGATATTCGAGGGGAAAGTCAGGGACTGGAAACTTATTCTTTAACAGTATGTTAGAGAATTGGATATGCAATcttttgttctaaaaatttaaacccTCAGAGGACAACACAcattttatatcttatctatccgccaaatgaaaaagaaaacaagcgaATCCTAAAGCCGCACATAAGAATTACCATATATAGAACAAGGATCTATTACTATTTACATAGCACACGAGAGATTCATTAGACAGATCATTCTCCACCTCGCCATTGGCTCACATTAGCTATCCCTCCCATCCCCAATAATAGCTCTTTTGGATTGTTGAACGCTATTCCTCAAGATGTTTAGATTATGTCGTTCAGCTCGAGTTGTTTCACCATCATTTGACAGCATATTAAATGGAGTCAACCTTAATATTCACATCGATTGATCAAGAGGACTAAAAGTGATTGATTGTCTTATAATTATCATACTTCCTTTCTATTGGCATTGGCATATGGTAACAAAGGAAGATCTAACATAATCATCAATAATGATTGCTAAGAGTATGTgtgatcttttttctctttgaagccGACGAGAAGTGAAGGAGTGACATCTCTTAAGTATCTGTTTACATAGACTCATGTGCCTTTCTATGTGCTTTTGGATTTGAACTAGGCACAGTTGAAGCATAATATGGTTTTGTATCATCTCCCATATTCTCTATCTCTTGTAATATCCTAGTGTTCTATTGCTCAATCTTatgttaatttccttttccattcACCTTCTTGCCCTAGCATGATGAAAACACTTGAAAGGTACCAAAAGTGCAGCTATGGTGCTCAGCTCAACCCAAGCCGCTCAATCGATGAGACACAGGTACCTttggtcttttctttctttgttctttgtgCACGTGCCCGCCCGCACGtgtatgtgtgtatgtgtgtgagggagagagagagagagagagaaatcttgTTTCAAGAACTCCATTTCTATACGCTTCGTTTATGAAAATGATAGTAATAACAAAGTGAACTTCGTTTAGTGCGCAAAAAATGGGTTAGAGTATACCACCTGACCACTACAAAAAGATCAGAGCAGGATTTATCAATAGAATGGTGCTCATTCACTTACTAGGGCAAGAGTTTATCAGGTTGTTGTGCTTACTTGTTCAGTATATGAAGCTTTAATCCTAATTATATTGTCAAGCAGAGCAGCTACCAGGAATACTTGAGGCTGAAAGCAAGAGCTGAGGTCCTCCAGCAATCTCAAAGGTTTgaatctctctctatctgcaGTTGTGAATCTGCTAATTATCTCCACAAGTTTCAATTTGCTATCATGTAATAGCAATAGTTCGAGTCACTTTGTGTTTGGTTTCAATAATTTTGGGCCATCAGAGACCCATGATAAGATTCGCAGAATTTTTTTGTCTTGCTCTTTCAATTTCAGTTTCTACATCTACCAACTCCCACTACATTCATGAAATAACATTGCACTTATTAATGTGCTTGAAATTCTCTGGCGTACTTACTGGAGTTTAAATGTGAGTGAGCCACAGGAACCTGCTTGGGGAAGATTTGGGTTCACTCGACAGTAAAGAGCTTGAGCATCTGGAGAGTCAACTGGAGAGTTCATTGAAGAACATTCGGTCGACAAAGGTAACTTGTGAAAAGAGAGATGGTTATCAGAAAGGAAGCTCTCATGAGTAATGAGCATATTTTTTTAACGTAACCCTCCATCACTTGGACGATTAAATTGGTCTTAATTAATCTTGCAGACCCAGTCCATGCTCGATCAACTCTTTAATCTTCAAAACAGGGTATGGATTAATTAATTATCGACTATTTTAGAATGGAAGTCGGTTTcgcttccttcctttcttcttctccttgctCAATGTTGGATGGTGCATGTCTACTTAGGAGCAAGTGCTACTGGCGACCAACAAAGTCCTTAGCAGGAAGGTATCGCACCTAATTACACACCTTGCCTTCTGTTCATGTTGCAGTAATTTTCTCTTGAATCTTTCCTGCTGTCCATTTTGGCCAAGTATTAAGGAGAAACTCATGCTTTTTACTGAGTACTGTTGAATGTTTCAGTTAATTTAACCAGGCATGGAGTTTCATAGAGCTCAGATAATTATGAGTTCTTGGAATTGGGGGTAACACACTGTTCTTAGGGGCTGCAAATGCAAAGTTACTGATTATTGCAATGAAAAATGGTTTCCTGCAATCAATTGATGGATTAAGAAACTAGGATGGATTCAATTGAACATGCAAACGATAGCTTCTGTTATAATTTATTGCTATTTTATCACCCTAAATCTTGTTTCTTGTGCAGCATTTTCCTCACACACGCATGCGCACACACTCTCTCTAGAGTTGCCGAACTGCTCTTTGAATAAAATTACCATACAAAGATTGTCGCGGTATTTTTATGTTGCATTTTGGGGCCAGTCTCACAAACTTACTTCATGATGTCACAAGATAGCATGTTGTCGGTGTAATAATCACATTACATTCGAATAATGAAATCTTGAATAGAGATATTTCATAGCCATTCATTTGGTTGCCAAGCTTATAGCACTGGTAGACAGCATTAGAAGTTGCTTTTCCTGGAAACTTATAGTTGTGATTGTATAATAGCCGTGGTATCTCCTTCCTAGTCCTGAGCTTACCGGCATAATCCTCACATTAGTTTAGAGACCTTGATGTCAAGCAACCTAATTGATGCAGTAAGTATTGCGGATTAGTGGCAAAATACAGGAAGTGACTACCTTATATTTGATTCTTCATCATGATGCCACTGCTTCAAATACACTTACTGATTGGATTTGAAAATTTCTGTACTTCACAATTAGCTGGAAGAAGTAAGTCCGCAAATTCCCTTTCAACTTGCCTGGGAAGTCGGAGGTcaaggcggtggcggtggcgatgGGGGCGGGGGCATTCCATTTAGCCTCTTTCCTCCTCAATCGGAAGGGTTCTTCAACCCAATGGACGGCAACCTCTCATTGCAAATCGGGTAACTACTCGCATCCTCATTCCCACTTACTAAAACACTACGTGTACAAAACATCTTAGTGCGTCCTGACACAATGAACAACAGAgtggattttcttttgtttctctttcgtgttcttgttttccAGATACAATCCGACATGTCTGGACGAGATGAATGCTTCGGTTTCGAGCCAAAATGTTGCCGGATTCATTCCGGGATGGATGCTTTGAACTTACTACATCGACTTGGAGTGTGAATCGAGCTGGTGAAATTTGTGCGCGTGTCCCTTGTAAAATTGCGATCCGCAAGACAATAAGTACATAATATTTTGGAGCTGTGATGACATAAAAAGAGGAAGGCCACCCTTTCCTCTCTCATGATCAGAACTTTTGATAATGTCTGTATGGCCCTGCAGTGCAATTGGAACGAGCTCAGCTTTGTAGTTCTTTTCGAAGCCTGCAATATTGAGCTGCATAGCTTACTGTCATAATGTATGGTCGAACGTAGCGCTCGCTTTAGAGTTTCTTTATCCGTTGCTTGGGTTTGAATGATTCCCTCAAATGTTCCTTTTCAGTACGTGAAGTTTGGCCGATCAATCAGCTCTTTTCACCCAGAAAGCACGGTTTGCCTCGATTATCAGATTGTCGACCCTGATGTCTTTGTCAAAGTGCACAACTTTTTTGCCACCAGTGGTTTCGCTGCGTGAATCAATAGGGAAGCATTTATGTGGCCACGATTATATGACTAGTCACGTATCGCATTCCGGCTTACTTAATATTCATTACAGCTCATCTTTATAAGACCTTCGAACATTGAATGACAAAAAATTCTTAATCATAGCTAAAGAGCTCGTCTTTATACGAACTTCCGACATTGAGTGACAAAGGGTTTGGAATGTTAGCAAAATCAGGAAGACTTTTCACAACAAAGAGGCACCAACTTTTGTCTGGGGGCCATCTGGGCCTCAATCCTCAACTTTCAAGTGACGTATCCAAAGACGCAAATTATCACTCGGGAGACGACTTTGGCTTAGACTTTCAGGTGTCATGTTAAAAGGCACTAATTTTTATCTTGGGGACAATTTTGGCCactttcaaagatttttttgaaatgtgTACGCGTGGCATCTAAAATGGCAAACAGACACTTGACATGACTAGACAAGTGCCATGTTTGTGAAAGCGAATCCCTTAAATCGAAACGACGTTGTCTCccacataaaacaaaaaccTCGTTTTCAAGCCAAATATTAGGGTTTCGATGCAGATTGAAAGGAGCACCTGAATAGGGgcttagggtttttttttttcacaaaatcagAGCACGTttgcctttctctctctcaccttaGATTTGAGGTCGTGGAAGTCGTCAACGACATAAACGACCTCATATCTAAGGTCCTCGGTGGTTGTCGACAGACCTTTGTCTGTGTTAATCAAGGCAATGACCTGGACCCCAACCTCGACCGCTAGGCAAGCAAGCAATGCGCAAACATTGTATGAACTCGAAAGGCGGACCGCCACTCCAGTGATCAGTACAATCATCAATTCCCTCCGTTAGTTTAATTTGCCAGCACATTGAAGGTAGCTTCACCGTAACATGTCGTATGATTGAATACGATTTTAAGAATTCTGACAACTATTGAGATGTCtgaccaaaacaaaaataataataattagtgAGATGAAAAGGTAGACAATTACCGGTTTGTGAATtcagttctttctttatttctttatcaAGCTTCCCCAGACTAGGAACGTGCAAAACCAACTGCCTAAATCGAGAACCATCCAAGCTGGCCGGTTTGATCCGATTCCCAGTTGCTAAAAGTAAAACTGGTGTTCGGACGGTCTGGTTTCCAGTTACAAGGGCGGACCACACTGGATTGGACCGGACTGActaaatatacttttttttttattttgttatttcattaaaaaaataagtaaaatatgAACTAAACACTATCTTGGTCTGATTCCAAatagtgggaaaaaaaattgatgggaaaaaagtaatgagaaaaaaaagcGATTGATTCTATTGGACCGGACCAGAATCGGACCATACCTATGGTGTAGTCCAGGTCCTAGTCCTAGGACCAACTAGTCGGGTCCTTGGTTCCAATTTGTGCGAATTAGTCCTCCTGGTTCAGTTTCCAATTCCATCTTTGAGCCAGGCCAAACTAGGTGGGACCGAGAACCGACCATCCTTACCCCAAACATGATCGAGAACAAAAGAATGCTCGCATGATACCTTAAAAGCACATGATTCAGCTTGTCGTGTTGTCGTTCTTTCTGCTATTCCGATCGATATGATGCTCAAACAATCCGTTGCGAGCTGGAGAGGTTGTCGTATGCGATCTCTAGCGATGGCCACTGAATCTTCAGAACCACTAAGAGAACGAAACGTTCGGATACGTCGAGCTTGCGCACATCGAATTCTCGAGGCTCTTTGTATGCAGTCGGCTTTAGGCGGCGAACACGACGCGACGTCGATATATTCCTTTTTTCTCGACAAAGGAAAGGTGACAAGCACCTCGAGTGCGCGAGgcgagagaaagaagaagaataacaTAGTGATGGTCATGTGGAGCTAGGTGTTGGACCATCCCCCCTTAAGTTGTTCCAAAGGCatttcctttctctcctctcacCTCTATCCAAATTTGGGCAATCAAACTGTCAACGTCGACAGCAAAAGCAAAGAATCAATTTGCTTGCAAAATATCATGCTGTTGCCAGACCGGGCCGGGCTGTGGGGCCCACGCCTCGCGTGAAGAAGACGGTCCCCCCCTCTCCCCTCCTCAACCGGCCTCTCTCTTTCAATGGCCTCGTGGCCCTCTCGAAAGCAAGCACCGGCCCGCGTCCCATTGCCGGGTGCGACGATTCGGCGTTCAAATCCACATACGGGTTCGTGGAGTGGCGGAATTGCGATATTCTGACTTTTATTCGATATCGAGCGTATCGAATTTATTCTAGGTGTGTTACGATTGAAATTCTAGACCGCAACGAGAAATCCGAATGAAATAATCATGTTAAATCTCTTGCTTACTCTCATGCACGTTGTGAGGCTGGATTTTGGATCCCTCAAAATCCAGAGGGCACCAATATGGTACGGAGATAAAATCCAGCTAATGGcgacaagaaaatattttggctTGGTACCTACCTCTGGCACTCAAaagtttttcctctttcctagAAAAAATTGCGTGGGACTAATTagagttattttttctttaatttagttAAGTAGTCAGACTATACATTGAGAATCTTCAATGGAGAAAATTTCAACACTTAGGTGGCCCTAGCGACAACCTTCGCAGATATACTCATAATCTCAGTGTACCGTCTTATAGACATAGAATTAGCCATATTCTTTACTTTATAGCTTAAGTTATGTCGAAAAATAAtccaaaagtcataaatctattatgcgacaaccaatttagttataaacattttaactgTGTCAATTCAATCGTAAACCTTTcgatgatttgttaatttagtcctaaatcttttaatgatttactAGCATAGTCCTTtgcaatttttggccaaaattatctagaatgactacattggcaaattattAATAAGTTCAATCCGAAGAATCGGATTGGTGGGAAGCTGTCTGAGACTAGATTGCAAGGTATATAGGATAAGTTCCAAATTCTAATAATTAGGGAACCTATTTCGACGAGTAGGTTATAGTTTCCATCCATCTATAATCTAtaacaagtttttgtgtttttcttgatttatatCTTTCGATCCTGCGACATTCCATGGCATCCGATAATGAGTATATAATCTGAAACTATTAgtctaagtttctatttttatgacaaaaatttttctttgttaatatttcatattattggtgtgtctaaatataatttGTGGTCAATGGATTATAGAAATCAGCAATGGTCATTAAAagtgataatttattataatcattcaattaataatatatgtaGATTTGAGTAGAATTTGAAATCAACCTTAAAACCTGTGACGTGGTAAGTTCCATGTTCCTAGATATGTAGAATAGGTTCcaagtgtatatatatatatattaaaaaaaaaaaaaaaaaggaatctaTTCCAATGagtaagttccaagttctagatAGAACTTGTAGAGAACTTGGAACCGCTCATTCTCAATATAGATACAttttaaccctaattctcacatgcaTCATCACATAAGGAGCGTTAACCTAATGCTAAAGGGTGAGGGGCTATCTCATTGAGCtaggcaatagaggagaatgacttgcgcgtggaacattggtTTTTCGCTTTCGCTTCAAGAatgatggatcccaaaacagatATATTAATCCTTCGACTCAACtatgcatgtttttgttttggttaTGGATATCTTGAGATTGCGCAATTTGTATCCAGTAAACTTAGACAAATTTGATTTGAGATTTGCAGACGATGCTGTAGAAAAGTCAAAGATGGTTGCTTGAGGTACAACCTCTTTTTCAATTCATAAACTTGCAACGTAAAGGAAATGATATTTGCTTGGAATTGTTAGaattatgatgatgattatgatgatgattatcAGTAAAGAATAAATTATCTGAATGTTGGCTTCCCTCCACCATGGCCGGTGGAGGGAAGCCAGCATTCggcaagggctgccctcaccGGTGTCGAGCAAGAGCGGCCCTCGGCTGGGTCaagcgagggcctccctcgcctgCGTCGAGTGAGGACAGCCCTCGCCCAACCCAACCGAGGGTCGCCCTTGCCGGATGCCGACAAGGGCGGCCCTAACTATAGCCcaagcgagggcgaccctcgcccaacgctggcgagggcagccctctcCCGATGCCGCTTCCCTCCGCTAGCTCCACCATGGCCAgcgaaaggaagagagaagaaaaagaaaaaaaaaaaaattttaaaaagtaaaaacccAAAATACCCTatagtttaaggtaaatgtgttacatggATAGAAATTCAGATTTTTCGTATCACGAAAAATagttggggtaaatgtgtcacgattaGTAAAGTTCGAgaatttttatgtcaaaaaaaaagtttaagataaatttatcactttagacaaagtttgggatttttggtagtttttCTCATATCTTAATAAGGCAGTCCTTAAAAGTTGTAGCTACGTAAATGTGAAAGTAGACAAATTTGATTTGAGATTTGCAGACGATGTTGTAGAAAAGTCAAAGAAGGTTGCTTGAGGTACAACCTCTTTTTCAATTCATAAACTTGCAACGTAAAGGAAATGATATTTGCTTGGAATTGTTAGAATTATGATGACGATTATGATGATCAGTAGATTATcagataaagaataaattatctCAGAAATCGAGACAAAAATCTGCAATAACTTAATCCGGGAGAGGTGAGGTTTAAAAACATTATTAGAAATTTCATAGACATTAGAATATCCGTGAATAAGTCAAAGCCTGGCTTTGTGACGGACCTATAATTTGTTTTCTCGGCTAGGGCTAATATGATCcctaattaataagaaattcaGTATATTTGTTTTAGATATAGAAGCAGTGTTCTTACACCTGAAATGGCTGAAAAcaatatgtttttgtttatttataacatttttatcttattttttttttaaacttttatccATCTGTCAACGCAAGTTTCTacatgtatttcttttttcttttctttttcttttttttctctttttttgagaaattcagTGGAGGGAAGACTCGAAGAAGCAAGCGAGGACGAAAAACAGAAATACATTTCTGCTGTTGAGTCGTTGACCTAATCACAGAATCATTCGTACTTGACGACGTGAGATACCGAAGCTACTGTTAGAAATATAAGAGGGAAAAATGGAATCAGATTTTAAGATATAAATACACAATTTTAAGGAATTGTTTGTCCTACAAAATTGCTAATGATTACTGATAAAGATCATTAAAGACTGTATTTTTCTTTAAGAGAGAAACGACAAATTGAAGGTAGGTATCAAACTAGGAACATTGAATATACAATAGTGAAACTTTTTATATAACAGACATAATATTTTAgaatgacaatttttcttttcttatataaattcaaaattaaaaagataactGTAATATAACCATCATTCATATATTTTCTAAGTGAGTAAAAACAGCTCTTAGATCATGTTTTACAAATGAACTATTAATTAGGTAATCGGTTAGCAGTCCGATCCTGGTGCCATCTAGGAACTTGGACCGGTTCCTCATTTTTAGGACTAGGAAATGAATCGACTATTGATGAATATGAGAATTGGACTAATCCATTGGTCTTGTCCGGTTCCCAGGCAATCCAATGAGATTGACAAATTACAATGATGACCTAGCTTCCCCTCCCCTTTAAACTC
The nucleotide sequence above comes from Eucalyptus grandis isolate ANBG69807.140 chromosome 2, ASM1654582v1, whole genome shotgun sequence. Encoded proteins:
- the LOC104434374 gene encoding agamous-like MADS-box protein MADS2, which encodes MGRGRVQLKRIENKINRQVTFSKRRNGLLKKAYELSLLCDAEVALIIFSSRGKLYEYCSSSSMMKTLERYQKCSYGAQLNPSRSIDETQSSYQEYLRLKARAEVLQQSQRNLLGEDLGSLDSKELEHLESQLESSLKNIRSTKTQSMLDQLFNLQNRVWIN